The genomic DNA TGGTCACTCGAGAGGAATTATTTTATCTTTGTATGAACGTGTGTGAGCAACTAGCGAAGCGAATGGGACAAAAAAAGCGTTGGCCTTTTAGGAGGGTGATGGGGCTTAAAGATGGACGCAGAAGACTCTACCATTAAACGAAAGGTCATTCTTCAGAGATGATAACATTAAAaattctagaaaataaaaatcaaaactttgttGAGTGACTCGAGTCTAatacatttttctttaattaaatcTATGCATTTTAGTCTCATAAGatcaaaaacaattattatGCTCACAAAGACCAATATATTAACACAAAATATTTAcgacaattttttaaataactgtttttaagtttttatcacaaaaatagatttaaaaGAAAGACTAATATaacccttttttattttgagttttttaatatttatttttttattttttaaaattcaaaactgtATCCTCAAAACTTTATCTCTTATCTAAACTCTAATTCTATATTAATTAATACTAGATAAAAaactctttaataaaatttattttttcatttttttcattaaaaactattttatgaaaataaactaaaaagacaaTCTTACggaatttctaaaaaaaaaggaatttctcaaatagttacattcatgtttattagaattttttttatagattcttACAATAAAAATGTAGTCCACTAAATAGGTTAAACATCTTCTGCTTCAAATGTAACATTTCGTTACATAACCTTAAAAGTGCACAAGCACAATGCACCTCAGTAAAATCTTACACCATCTTTAAACCCTAACAGTAATCAGAATGAGAATCATCATAGTAATCTATTGCAGTAGCAGAAGATGGCGACATAACTTCTTGCTCAAGCAACTGAACCACCTGGTTCATAGCCGGTCTGTCTTCCGCATTAGCAGCTGTACACCTCGCAGCTATCTCAATCAACACCTCCACAGAGTCTTCATCTACGCCAACACATCTCTTGTCCATTACATCCTCTAACCTATCCTCCTTCAGCAAAGTGTTCATCTGATAGAAACAATATTTCATTAGAAACAGAACAGTTCTTGTTGGATCAAAGCCGATGATCTGAGCTTATTTTTCTTACCCATCCGACAACGTTTAACCCTCTATTAACAAATGTAGTGTCTGTTGGTCTTTTTCCTGTAACAAGCTCAAGCAGAAGAACCCCAAAGCTGTAGACATCAGACTTCTCAGTCGCTCTACCATTCTGCAAATACTCTGTTTCCGCAAGAAGGTTAGAAACTTAACAAATTACTTGTTGTCCAAGATTCATCAAAGAACAGTACCTGGAGCAAGATAACCAAAAGTGCCAGCTACTACAGTTGTAACATGAGCCTCTTCGTCAACAAGAAGCTTTGCAAGACCAAAGTCAGAGACTCTAGGCTCTAGCTTATCATTGAGTAGAATATTGCTTGACTTTATGTCGCGGTGAACTATCTTAGGGCTACAATCATGGTGCAAATAAGCCAGACCCCTCGCGGAACCTAGTGCAACTCTCAACCGTGCGTTCCAATTCAACAAACCATCTTCTTGAGATCGTTCTTGTGAGATCaagaaaccaaaacaaacaTCAATATGAATCAAAGGCCTAAACCATATGAAAGATATGTATAAGTGCATTTACCATGGAGAAGATCGTCTAAGCTCCCCACAGTGAGATAATCATAGATGAGAAGTCTTGAAGTTGGTAAGCGGCAGTAACCACGCATGTTCACTAGATTGATATGCTTGACACTCCCCAAAATCTCAACCTCTCGCTCAAAAACCCTATCTGATCCTTGTCTACTCCTATCTATCTTCTTGACAGCAAACGTTCCAAGATCATTCATAACCATTCTATAAACCGTCCCAAACCCTCCTGAACCAACGATGTCTTCTTCATCAAGAGACTCCAGCttctcaatcagctcggttGAGGAGTAAGGAAGATCTCCATGGAATGTGATCAGCTTCTTACTTGTCTCACAAGGTTCCTTCTGTTTCTTGACTTCTGTGTACTTCTTTACTTTTCTTTCCTTCTTTGAGAGCATCCAAACCCATAGGAACACAAAGATCACAATGAATGCAATAGCCATTGTAGACATGGCTCCTATCAAGATTCCTTTGATCAAATGTGATGACCTCTTTGGAGAATCTGTGAACATTCCAAAAATAGAAAGTTTAAGACAAAAGGAAGAGAATGAGTGTGTTTCAATAACAAGAACTTGCCTGATTCATCATCACTTTCTGCATGAGGAAGAACAACAGGAAACCCCATTGATGATCTACATGGCTTGTGAATCTGGCGGCCGCAAAGATCCAAGTTACCAGTGAATCTAACCATTCAGACACAAAACATTAGCACAAGACTTTTGTCTGAAAGTTCTTGATCATGTAAAAACTCACGAATCAGCTCCAAATCTTCTGAGAACTCCTATATCAGGTATCTCCCCGGAGAAGAAGTTGGTTGACATGTTCCTGAATCAAACAAAGAGTTCAAGAACATGTTTCAACAGTTACATCTAAAAGGCTGAGACTTTGTTCTCTACTTACAAGGAGCGTAGACGTGTAAGACGGCTAATAGAGGAAGGAATAGCACCCTTCAGTGTATTGCTTGATACATCCCTGGAAACATCACAATCCGTTGAAATGATCAAACATGAAAACATcgaaaaaaccgaaaaaataattatgaatcTTACAAGATAGTAAGGAAAGTGAGGTTGCCTATGTTTGGTGGAATCTCGCCTTGAAGATAGTTAGCCCTTAAGTAACTGAAAGCAAGTTCAAATCAGATATACACCAATGTCCATGTCCAAACATTACTAAAGATGTTAGAGACCAATATGACTTACACAGCTCTGAGCTCAGTGCAATTGGTGATTTCATTAGGAATAGTCCCATGTAAGCTGTTCTGATGAAGTGCTCTACATAACTCCAACCAAACTTGGATTAAAAGACAGAAACTTTAGcaataaaaaacaaagaagcaTCACTCACAGCCTCTGCAGTCTACTGAGTTTCCCAATGCTAGGAGATATGATCCCTCTTAGTTGCATGTAAGGTAagtttctgcatcaaaataaaCAATGCAGATTCAAAGAAAGAAGCTAAAGATTGAGAATGTGAAAAAAGACAAGAGAGAGCAGTTGTTACACTGAAACAACTCTTTGGTCTTGAGGGTTACATGAGACACCAGTCCAAGAACAAGGAGACTCATCTGAATCTCTCCAGTTCTCTAGAGAGTTCTTAGTATCATTCCATCCACTTTTCAACTCCAGAAGAGCAAACCCTTCAAGATTCAAACCTCCAAATTTCATTACATTACTAATAAACCACGACAAAAGCCAGagactttagagagagagtataCACTAACCATCGAGAGTGAGAGCAGAAGAGCATGAAACGAAAAGGGTTGTAGCTGCAGAAACTACTGAGAAGACCCAATTCAAGATACCCATTTCTCTGATTTCAAGTGAAAAGGAGATTATTAAGTTCGATTTGATGGAGAAGAGTAGTCAATAAAGTATAAAGACGAGAACTTTATCCCCCAAAGGAGTGCCCTCACTCGAGGATGTGAGGACTACTTCATGATGAAAAAtcttaacttttgttttttcctaaaaataattttttttaaattttaatcttttattttttttttggttcttccCTCTTCTTCTTGAGCTAAGTGAAAGCagagatttttgaaaaaatctctACTTCTTGGAGAGATGTGCAGaccaaagagaagagagagagtagaTAGAGTTTGTAAATCAAAACACTCGCGAGTACAGTTTGTGAAGTCTACTCGCTAATGATTAATAGTCGGGCGATGAGTCAATGAAAGTGATTTAGTTTATAGAAGTGAATTTAAGACGCGAGTGAGCGAGTGAAAAGTTATGAAAACTTTCTTGTATTTACTTTTGTCTGAGAGATCTGCATTGAAACAAATGTTTTGTCCGAGTCATCTTGACCAAATCTACAGACTATTTTAACACTTGCATTGATCACAGATAGCTAAACCATGAAAGATGATTGGTCTTTTGTTGACCGGTTAGACCAAAACCGGGACGTTGTGGATTTTCTGTTTCATTCATACAATAATTAAAGGTttacaaacatatattaatGATTATGGACTATAGCACATGAATTTTCCTTGTTGGCAAAGGGGAGAACATGTTTGAAAAAGACGAATTTAAATTTACCcaaaactatttttcttttgaagttttgaatcaCTTGATCAAACTATTTATGTGAAATTCTTAGTTTGGGCTTTAAAATTATTAGTTGGGCTTTAAAATtattagttggattctcatatatagtatatagttgGGTTTGAAAGATGTTTGAGTTCCAATTTGACTAAACGTTTGGACCAGTTGTTAGTATACAAACCCATTTTAAATTATCCAATTGAAATTTTGGACCAACATGGCAACATGAAAGATAAACAGATCATCATGTAAGGAAAATAATTTGGTTAGATTGTACCATGTTTTTTCGAAAAATTAAATTGATCATAAGCAAACTCTAATTTACTAAATATGATTGTTCT from Brassica napus cultivar Da-Ae unplaced genomic scaffold, Da-Ae ScsIHWf_1768;HRSCAF=2400, whole genome shotgun sequence includes the following:
- the LOC125598861 gene encoding LRR receptor-like serine/threonine-protein kinase FEI 1, translated to MGILNWVFSVVSAATTLFVSCSSALTLDGFALLELKSGWNDTKNSLENWRDSDESPCSWTGVSCNPQDQRVVSVNLPYMQLRGIISPSIGKLSRLQRLALHQNSLHGTIPNEITNCTELRAVYLRANYLQGEIPPNIGNLTFLTILDVSSNTLKGAIPSSISRLTRLRSLNMSTNFFSGEIPDIGVLRRFGADSFTGNLDLCGRQIHKPCRSSMGFPVVLPHAESDDESDSPKRSSHLIKGILIGAMSTMAIAFIVIFVFLWVWMLSKKERKVKKYTEVKKQKEPCETSKKLITFHGDLPYSSTELIEKLESLDEEDIVGSGGFGTVYRMVMNDLGTFAVKKIDRSRQGSDRVFEREVEILGSVKHINLVNMRGYCRLPTSRLLIYDYLTVGSLDDLLHERSQEDGLLNWNARLRVALGSARGLAYLHHDCSPKIVHRDIKSSNILLNDKLEPRVSDFGLAKLLVDEEAHVTTVVAGTFGYLAPEYLQNGRATEKSDVYSFGVLLLELVTGKRPTDTTFVNRGLNVVGWMNTLLKEDRLEDVMDKRCVGVDEDSVEVLIEIAARCTAANAEDRPAMNQVVQLLEQEVMSPSSATAIDYYDDSHSDYC